A single genomic interval of Dyadobacter subterraneus harbors:
- a CDS encoding IS66 family transposase — MDDRAASDDNPARRPPKSPLGQAIAYTLPRWEGLTAYALHGQIEIDNNLAENVIRPLAIGYA; from the coding sequence GTGGATGACAGAGCAGCTTCCGATGATAATCCCGCGCGGCGGCCGCCCAAAAGTCCTCTTGGTCAGGCTATAGCCTACACTTTACCCCGCTGGGAAGGACTGACTGCGTACGCATTGCACGGACAAATTGAGATTGATAATAACCTCGCTGAGAATGTAATTAGACCCCTTGCGATTGGTTATGCATAG